One genomic segment of Eikenella corrodens includes these proteins:
- the ccoS gene encoding cbb3-type cytochrome oxidase assembly protein CcoS, with amino-acid sequence MDSVFILIPISIVLAFVIGYFFWWSGHNGQFDDLEGPAHRILMDDDSVHPDSPPPQDKP; translated from the coding sequence ATGGACAGCGTGTTTATCCTGATTCCCATCAGCATCGTGCTGGCCTTCGTGATCGGCTATTTCTTCTGGTGGTCCGGCCACAACGGCCAGTTTGACGATTTGGAAGGCCCGGCCCACCGCATTTTGATGGACGATGATTCCGTGCATCCCGACTCCCCACCCCCGCAGGACAAACC